Proteins co-encoded in one Apteryx mantelli isolate bAptMan1 chromosome 4, bAptMan1.hap1, whole genome shotgun sequence genomic window:
- the SIX6 gene encoding homeobox protein SIX6 has translation MFQLPILNFSPQQVAGVCETLEESGDIERLGRFLWSLPVAPAACEALNKNESVLRARAIVAFHTGNYRELYHILENHKFTKESHAKLQALWLEAHYQEAEKLRGRPLGPVDKYRVRKKFPLPRTIWDGEQKTHCFKERTRHLLREWYLQDPYPNPSKKRELAQATGLTPTQVGNWFKNRRQRDRAAAAKNRLQQQVLTQGSVRSLQAEEESGGEALGAASSPAASLSSKAATSAISITSSDSECDI, from the exons ATGTTCCAGCTGCCCATCCTCAATTTCAGCCCGCAGCAGGTGGCGGGGGTATGCGAGACCCTGGAGGAGAGCGGCGACATTGAGCGCCTGGGTCGCTTCCTCTGGTCGCTGCCCGTGGCGCCCGCGGCATGCGAGGCCCTGAACAAGAACGAGTCGGTGCTGAGAGCCCGGGCCATCGTGGCCTTCCACACGGGGAACTACCGCGAGCTCTACCACATCCTGGAGAACCACAAGTTCACCAAGGAGTCCCACGCCAAACTGCAAGCCCTCTGGCTGGAAGCGCACTACCAGGAGGCGGAGAAGCTGCGGGGCCGACCCCTGGGGCCGGTGGACAAGTACCGGGTGAGGAAGAAGTTCCCGCTGCCCCGCACCATCTGGGACGGCGAGCAGAAGACACATTGCTTCAAGGAGCGGACGAGGCACTTGCTGCGGGAGTGGTACCTGCAGGACCCTTACCCCAACCCCAGCAAAAAGCGGGAACTGGCTCAGGCCACGGGACTTACCCCCACGCAAGTGGGCAACTGGTTCAAAAACCGCAGGCAAAGGGACAGGGCAGCAGCCGCTAAGAACAG gctgcagcagcaggtgctCACGCAGGGCTCGGTGCGCTCGCTGCAAGCGGAGGAGGAGAGCGGCGGCGAGGCGCTGGGGGCCGCCTCCAGCCCCGCGGCCAGCCTCTCCAGCAAAGCGGCCACCTCCGCCATCTCCATCACGTCCAGCGACAGTGAATGTGACATCTGA